The genome window TGTTTGGAAGACTATATGTTCTCCTGAGAAAATGTTCATGACATAATCAAGTGAAAAAAATTGGTAGGAAAACATCTAAATCATAAAATTCCAacttagaaaaaaggaaaacaaaatgtaaacaaatatatacatatatatacatatatatatatgtgtatatacatatatatatatatatatatatgtgtatatatatatatatatatgaaaaaaatatatatatatatggctgagAAGAAATCCACCTGAGAGATAATGGgcgatatttaaaatttttacttccttctttatCCCTTAATATCTGTTTTATTCCTGTTTGGTAAAGCATTTACTATGAATGGCGGATTGCTTTTCTAAAGCAGAGACAAAATACCATTATCTGCTCATGAGTGTGTTCTTGTAACTTATAAAATTAGCCAATGTTGTAGAAGGCAGAGCTGTTAGGCTGCATTTAGCTTCCAGTAGGCAGAGCCAAATCATTTGGCATAAAAGCCTGTGAAAGATTTGACGGGATGTGAAAGATTTTCCAGCACTTCCAGGGCGGGGCCTCCCGGGCTCCCCTGGGGCTGGAACCTGGGCAGACCCTGGTGCTCCAGGAAGCCACTCACCTTCAGGCTCAGACAGCCACGTGTCCTCCCGGAGGGCCCAGGGAGCAGCTGTGGGGAAGGCACTGGCTGCAGGGTCTAAGGCAGAGAGTGAGACTCAGGCCTGTGGAAAGCAAAGCCAGGGAgcccctgtcccccaacccctgaGGCAGTGCCCATGGCCTTTCTTTTCAGGGTTGCCGTTCGGGAGCTCCCAGTGGATGTACAGCCCCACGCAGCAGAGAATTCTTGAGGCTGTGGATCCCTTTCCTAAACTTCCCTTCATTTAGACACTTCCTCTTTCCTTACTGACACTGCCTGTGTGGAGACATTCAGCATCACCCACAGTCCCAAACCCGATGTGCGTCCAAATCCCACGGAAGGCGAGGAAAACGGGTGCTTGGGCCCCGTGGCACACCTACGGAACCAGGTGCTCCAGCATCTGTGACAAGCCATGCTGTGCAGGGCCCTGGAACCACAAGCCCAGAAATGCCAATATTTCTTCCGATGGGTGTTCCTGTATCAACTCACTGCCCTGAAATCCACTCTCCTTGCAGGCGGCTAGAGGGATGGTCTTGTTTCCACCCACTGACCATATCTCACCCTTGCTCCAAAGGCTGTCTTCTTGCTTACCTCTACCCCTCACACTTAGTTGGCTTACCAGCCATGTCTCCTGTAAACTCCTACTTAGATTGCAaaaccccacccccaaatttcttcctttgtgaaagGTGATCAGCTCTTTGACGGATATTTGGGGTGCTGGTCATACTTCATCATTCTTGAAGGACAAGGTTGCCCTCCCTATCAGGTCTTTATACCTGACACTGGCAGGAGCTGAGGGGAAAACTGAATGTGAATGAACGGTTCCTCCGGGGACTCTGGCTGTAGGTGGAGCGCCACCTGAGCCCCACTCCCCCCCAGGGGCGGTACCCAGTCCCTGCGGGAGGCCTCACCCAGCAACTCGATGGCCTTGGTGGTCCCATACACGTCCATCACAGCCCAGAGCGGGGCGCCCATGCGCACACCCTTGCGCAGCAGAAGCCGGGGGCCCGCATTGACCTGGGCCCAGAGCCAGCCACGGCGGTTCACCCAGAAGCAGACCATGTCCCCTGCCAGCGCGCAGCCGTTGGGCAGCATGGCCGCCCACGTCGGGCTCTGCTGCTCCAGGTCGGGGCACACGAAGGGAGGCAGGCTCGGCGCGGACACGTGTGCGGGGTCCAAGCGCGTGAAGCCCACGCGAAGGCCGCCATACCAGCCGCCCTGGTGCCCCAGCACGCGCAGTGCCACGCGCTCCCCGGGCCGCACAGGCCGCTGGCTGAACACGATGCCGTCGTGGAAGGTGGCGCGCCGGCATGCAGTGCTCCGCTGCCTGTCCAGATGCACCTGCGCGCCTTTGGCCTCAGGGTGGAAGCGAAGGGTCTCGGGGGGCACCTTGGCATCTGCGgttggcggggtgggggggggatgtCAGTGCGGCCTGGCCGGAACCCCCTGAGTTCCAGGGCCATCTCGACCCTCTACCCCCTCCCTCAGCATCCTGGGGCCACCTTGACCCTTGGCAGGGGGTGGGACTTTTCCACCATCCCCTGTTCCCCAGGGCCACACCCCTCCCACCCAAGGGACCTCCCCCAGACCTGCTTAGAGTCCTGAAGAGCCTACTTTGCCTACTGGGACCTGGCTTCCCACCCTGAAACTCCCCAAGCCTCAATCCCCCTCCCTAAGATGGTTGTAAAATTTAAGGGTACTGGTGCCAGCAGGGCTGTTAATACCCGGTAATAGTTATTGTCATTACATAGAAGGAGCAGGTCTGAGAACAGTGCACGTAACATGGTCCTGGCTTTGTTCTATAGATATTCTCGTGTAGGGTGTACATCTATGTTCTGTCTGTATCTAGAAACAACCTGAAGGAGCTAGGCCGGTAATTGTGCTCAGCTCTGGCCCATGGTTCCAGATGCAGCTGTGTTCCTTTAATTTGTCTGACTTTCTGATTTTCCAATAGAGAACCTGCGCCACTTGTGATGGCCGTGGCCCCCAGTGAGGGTGACTTCCCTGCCCTGCGAGAGAGACGGGGTTCCCACAGCTCCCCTCAGGGTGGGGTTTGCTGGCTGGAGAGGAAGGTCCCAAGTCATCCCCTCAAGGCCTGGGGTGAGCTTTGAAATCCAGAGACATCCTGACTGAGTACTAGGCAGCCAGGAAGGGAAAGGCGCTTACAGCAGCAGCCCTTCCTCTCAACCCCAGCAGCTTGGGGCaggcctggggggtgggaggctggAGGAAGCTGGAGGAGCTTCCGGCCTAGCACTGCCCTGGCCTCTTCcctcaccctcctctcctccctcctcccctcctggccCTGCTCATTCTGGGTTGGAGGAGGGAGGCTGAAAGTAAGAGCTGAGTTCAATTGAACCTGAGCCAGACCCCAGCCCAGAGAGTCCCAAGGTGCCTGCCTGGGGTCCCGAATGTGAGGAGTTAAGTGTCCATCTGAGGTGGGGGCAGGTAGGGACTCCTGGGGTAACCAACCAAAACTACCTGGGTGGGTGGAGGCCACCCCCCCTCACTTGGCTGGATCACTGCCCCTCCCCGAGGTGGGGATTGGAGATGAGCCCTGGAAGGGGCTTGGTCAGGGTGGTGAGCGGCATCTGAGCCTTGTCGACACACACCACGTCCATTCCTGCCACCACCCTGCCAAGCAGAAAGACCCCTCCTGAGAGTGGGCACACAGCaagcagggcagagctgggattcaaagaGGTTGCCTCAGCCTTGCCCAGTACAGCCCCTATAGGGGAAGGGACCCCCCTTGGGTTGGGGGAACAGAGACCCCTCATGCTCAGCTCCTTGGATGGGGACAGTAACCTGCAGAGATGAGCCCGGCCTGGCTGGAAGCTGTCTCCCCTCTCTTGGGAAGGCTCAGCGGATGGAGTTTCCACCCAGTCCCCTGCCCAGCTGCCCTGGACAGAGGCTGACTCAGGCAGGATTGTCACTGGGACAGGAGGAGCCAGGGAGCTGGCTGACTGGAAGGCAGTGTAGGGAGGAGGACTGGCCCTGGGGTGGCCTTGGTGGGCACAGTGAGTTCTTCGGCAGGGCAGAGGGGCCCTGGGGACCTCAGGAGAAGCAGGCTTCATCCTAGACAGGACCTTGACAGTCTGCAAAGCTCACCCATCCCTGCCTCGGAAGCTTCCCAGCAGCCCGTGGGGACTATGTCCTCATGTCACCATGGTTAGAGGAGGGAGGCTGAGAGGACACCCAGCTGCACAGGTGACAGGCAGCCAGGGGGCTGGAGTACCCTGCTCCCGGCTGCATGCCCAGGCTCCACACCGCCCCTCCCGAGCTTCTGAGTGTGGCCCCCGCAAGGCCCTGCTGGGAGGGCTCCCTGGGCAGGCGCGCGTCTTTCTAGAGAGCCTCCAGGGCGCATGGCCCACGGGGGCCCTTCCTTCTGTGCTGAATGGGCTTGGCGGCCTGAGTTTGGAGCTGACTCACAGTGGCGTGGAAGTGGTGggcgcccaccccaccccatgaacacccctcacacagggcccctcccatcctccctggggtggggagtggcagaGGTAGGCACAGGTCCAGTATGGTTCTCCCAGTAGGCctgtgcccagccctgggctggcaTGGGGTTCAGAGCACGCAGGGGCCCGAGCACCCTCATGCCCACAGGGTGGCTGTTCTTATTTTCAGCCACATTTTCAGGTAGGTCCTGAGGCTGCATAAGTGGAGTGACTTGACCTCCCCAGTTGCCCCACCTCCCTCCTTAGCTCTCCATTGCTGCAGGGGACAGACCCTGCCCCAGGGATGACAAAGATGACCCACATCAGCCGACTGCCAGGGAGTTCAGGGAACACAAGTCATGGCCTTTTGGATGTCCCCCCACCCAAACACACACAGGTGGACTCCAATCAGAGAACCTTTGCAGCAAAGCTCTTGGAATGTATGTGAATGTGAGTCAGCCCCTGCTCAGCGAGGACCCCACATCACTGTTGTCTTCATCATGGCCCTTCAGCCAGCCATCCTCTCTGGGTGCCAGGCGCCTACTAAGCACTTTGCAGCCCTTTTCCTCCTCCACATCCCCTCAGGGAAGCACTCAGACCAAAATGAGCCTGGGGAGGTATGCAAGTTGCTTGGCGTCTGGCAGCCAGAAGTCGGggagcccaggcccagcccctgctCCCTGCACCCCTACACTGCCCCCTTCGTGGCACCATCAGTGCCTAGATCCAAATATAGCTGCTGCATCAGTGGTGGTTTGGTCTTTCCCTGCCCCCAGACTCTGGGTGTCCCCCAGTGTTGCTGTGCGAGCCCTTAGTGCTGCTAGGGGAcaggggcagaggctggggctCTTTGCCAGGGTCCAGAGAGGTACGGTCAGATCTCCAGAGGTAAAAACCCaggtcccccacccccgccccgcacACTGAAGGATCGCTGTGGCCGCAGGTGAGATACAGTGGGTGACATTTTGTTCTGTGCCCTGGCTGCCCCGTAAGTCAGCAGGTGGGTTGCATTGGTTGGACCagtggatgaggaaacaggtccTAGGGAAAAGCCACCTGCCCCAGGTCCCAAAGCTCAACTTTCACAGCTGGGACCCCTCAAACTACCGTTTCCCAGCCAGCCAGTCTTCTCCTTGCAGCCAGGTCATGTGGGTCATCCGGTCACTACAGGGATGCTGGACCTGAGTTACTGGCCTCTGTTAGATTCTTGCAGGGGCAAGAAGCTCACTAACATCGCTCACCAGTCAGGGCAACCCAGCCTGTATCAAACTTTCTGAGCAATGTCTACGCCGACCACACCTCTGTCTCCTGGAACTTCTCCCCCAACAATGGCCCAGAGCCCACCCTGCTTCTTGCATCCTCAGTCCAAGAACCAAGCTCAGGGCTGCCACTTACCAGCCTGGGAGCAGAGCTGAGCCCCCATTGGCCTGGGGTCCTCGGGCCCGGGGTCCCTGGGTCTGAGAGGAATTGTCTGGAGAGGCCGGTGAACAGGTTTCCAGAGTCTCTGCCAGTCCCCTTTATGGGCCGGGATCACGCTACAGGGTTGATGATTAATCAAACATTGCTGTCACGAGTTACCATATCCAGGGAATTTCCTGACGATGTCCCCAGGCCGCAGCGGGCCTGCCCAGATGGCCTGCCCAGATGGCCGGCCTCAGGGAAGCAGGGACTGAGATGGTCTGGGTGGGATTTACGGTGTCCTCCTCTCCCAGTCCTGAGCAGTCCCTGCCAACTGCCTGTGTGTTATAGTTGCCTGAGGCACGCTAAAAAGTacctggtcccacacctgccCCCAGAGGCTCTGATTCCAGCgcctggggtggggccagcatCAGTCAGTTTTGAAAGCACCCTGagtgattctaatgtacaaaCAGGGTGGAGAGTCACCCAGCACACAGAAGGTGTAATCAATGTTGCTGAAGTGGGCTAATTGAATTCACTCATCCCAGGGCCTATGAACTGAGGGTCTGTGCAGAGAGAAGGCAAGGCAGGTGGAATGGGAGGGTGTGGTTGCTCCCCAGCCTTGCTGGAGCTGGAGTTCCACCTTCCAAAACCCCTCCAAAGCACCAGTGGTCCCCAGGAGGTCCCACGAAAGGCTTGGTGTCAGCTGTGGCCAAGAAGCCACAGAACCTCTGCCCCTCCATTTCCACAGGGACACTGAGGTTTGGGGGGACAGGTGGCTGGGTCTAACCTAGCGCTTCTCACATCCTGACACATATGACACGACTGGGGAGCTTATTAAACGGGGATAGGTTCAGGTCTGGGCATACCTGGGATCCTGCTTTCTAACAGAGGGGCTCTGGGGACCCCATTTTAGAGACTAGGCAGGCGAGTCTGGAGGCTTGTGAGTACCTCCACCCCCAAGCTAAGCCCTTCCCAGGACCCCGCGTCAAGGCCA of Rhinolophus sinicus isolate RSC01 linkage group LG05, ASM3656204v1, whole genome shotgun sequence contains these proteins:
- the NEURL3 gene encoding E3 ubiquitin-protein ligase NEURL3 isoform X1 — translated: MGAQLCSQADAKVPPETLRFHPEAKGAQVHLDRQRSTACRRATFHDGIVFSQRPVRPGERVALRVLGHQGGWYGGLRVGFTRLDPAHVSAPSLPPFVCPDLEQQSPTWAAMLPNGCALAGDMVCFWVNRRGWLWAQVNAGPRLLLRKGVRMGAPLWAVMDVYGTTKAIELLDPAASAFPTAAPWALREDTWLSEPEGEHIVFQTQLPGSLCCGYVMSRLPTHWPDVPPTYELLCPLSQPQQERSVSSAFTEPPIPALSPAATCTSVATAPGGSLRKWPSVPCVAGRLRRWSRHRVLLP
- the NEURL3 gene encoding E3 ubiquitin-protein ligase NEURL3 isoform X2 — its product is MGAQLCSQADAKVPPETLRFHPEAKGAQVHLDRQRSTACRRATFHDGIVFSQRPVRPGERVALRVLGHQGGWYGGLRVGFTRLDPAHVSAPSLPPFVCPDLEQQSPTWAAMLPNGCALAGDMVCFWVNRRGWLWAQVNAGPRLLLRKGVRMGAPLWAVMDVYGTTKAIELLDPAASAFPTAAPWALREDTWLSEPEATAGEECVICLHRATNTCFVPCGHMHFCSYCAWRVFAEVAKCPLCRWEIKAVVPAPGPPAMKTGEGLPAWVADWA